The Oreochromis niloticus isolate F11D_XX linkage group LG2, O_niloticus_UMD_NMBU, whole genome shotgun sequence genome includes a region encoding these proteins:
- the arap3 gene encoding arf-GAP with Rho-GAP domain, ANK repeat and PH domain-containing protein 3 isoform X3 — translation MLRRRWVSTLQEHVRDQLVFGRRRFGPGAHCQKHGGLELKGTKSKVYAAINTDQIWLYKSEQCFRNGIGITVVEARGATIRDGKHKSFDLITPYKTFSFTADSDRDKRDWMEALQEVIAETLSDYEVAEKIWSNRSNRMCADCKALNPDWASINLCVVICKNCAGQHRGLGTMVSKVQSLKLDTSVWSNEIVQLFIMLGNDRANDFWAARLSVSEELDCDASAEQRREFIAQKYREGRYRLAHPAFSSQEELLKVLCSAVSEQTLLKTVTQIFSEAESAHLAIDSNGRHPHRADHCSTSDPSVYDEIMQPVLHSGYLYKSSSASRGTMSRKNREDFQKFWCSVDQSLVFYESDRSADPSLQISTKDIVCLGVSRPDSSNNNGFIDRFRYTFELYLTSEKLFQFGLEAADELHSWTKAIGKAATPLSCHCLLTREFERVGLLRYRAMLDPQQWKEAYFVLQKSNLFICPRNDGAAEDIINLNRLQELSITSEMENQEKKDILVLVEKGRTLHLQGVGRADFSLWYSDIQRAAGGKGNALRDQQMSRNDIPIIVDSCIAFITQYGLGHEGIYRKNGAKSRIKLLMEEFRRDARNVKLRIGDHFIEDVTDVLKRFFREIDDPIFMVDLHPLWQEAAKIPQRRARLDRYKDIIRTLPRVNRTTLAALISHLYRVQKCADLNQMCTKNLSLLFAPSLFQTDGKGEHEVKIVEDLIDNYLYVFEIDEEHQTQIELEISLITTWKDTQLSQAGDLIIEIYLEMKIPDCCITLKVSPTMCSEELTNQVLYMRNVPAGDKDVWMTFEAIEDGQLERPLHPKEKVLEQALQWCKMADPSSAYLVVKRVPKGEGITLLTSYKSEIMKVGLLRCREEPPKLLQGTRFQERTFQIRDHKLLLLKDKKSIKPEKEWALKSLKIYIGIRKKLKAPTRWGFTVMSDKHQLYLCCSSEAELWDWITSLLRAQNDDPGPPALRRHSSSDISKQKFGTMPLVSIRGDESNSSMLSANQTLRKLHDRRTLSMYFPMKVQQDSFEERSESPDLPEPLYEEVGDFGLQVLKSLETSFLSSSIAETQEVPDHPPLRLVPVETRDLDHMIIPEAVRIARGSVETLEQSSCSSGGAGGGDGDAGSPDSDAAGQPAVRSRQTLQGVCTPSQELLLQELSSAFIKKTTEEEREEEERPYDV, via the exons TGTTTCCGTAATGGGATCGGCATCACGGTGGTCGAAGCTCGCGGAGCGACGATCCGAGATGGAAAACACAAGAGCTTCGACCTCATCACGCCATATAAAACTTTCAG CTTCACCGCAGACTCAGACCGGGACAAACGGGACTGGATGGAGGCACTGCAGGAGGTGATCGCAGAGACTCTGTCAGATTACGAGGTGGCCGAGAAAATCTGGTCCAACCGCTCCAACAGGATGTGCGCGGACTGCAAGGCCCTGAACCCCGACTGGGCATCCATCAACCTGTGTGTGGTCATTTGCAAGAACTGCGCAG gcCAGCACAGAGGGCTGGGCACAATGGTCTCCAAGGTTCAGAGTCTGAAACTGGACACGAGCGTGTGGAGCAACGAGATCGTTCAG CTCTTCATCATGCTGGGGAACGACCGGGCCAACGACTTCTGGGCGGCCCGTCTGTCCGTCTCTGAGGAGTTGGACTGCGACGCGTCGGCCGAACAGAGGAGAGAGTTCATCGCCCAGAAGTACCGCGAGGGTCGATACCGCCTCGCCCACCCAGCGTTCAGCAGCCAGGAGGAGCTGCTCAAG GTTCTGTGTTCAGCTGTCTCTGAGCAGACTCTCCTGAAAACGGTGACTCAGATTTTCTCGGAGGCGGAGTCAGCTCACCTCGCCATCGACTCCAACGGCCGCCACCCCCACCGAGCGGATCACTGCAGCACATCAG ATCCCAGCGTCTATGATGAAATCATGCAGCCGGTTCTTCACTCTGGGTACCTCTACAAGTCGAGCTCTGCCAGCAGAGGAACGATGtccagaaaaaacagagaag ACTTCCAGAAGTTCTGGTGCTCGGTGGATCAGTCTCTGGTCTTCTACGAGTCGGATCGATCAGCTGATCCCAGCCTGCAGATCAGCACTAAAGACATCGTGTGTTTGGGCGTCAGTCGACCCGACTCCTCCAACAACAACGGATTCATTGACAG GTTTCGTTACACCTTTGAGTTGTATCTGACGTCGGAGAAACTCTTTCAGTTTGGCTTGGAAGCGGCCGACGAGCTGCACAGCTGGACCAAAGCCATTGGAAAG GCTGCGACGCCGCTCAGCTGTCACTGCCTGCTGACCCGAGAGTTTGAGCGGGTCGGGCTTCTACGGTACCGGGCGATGCTGGACCCTCAGCAGTGGAAGGAGGCTTACTTTGTCCTGCAGAAGTCCAACCTCTTCATCTGTCCCCGCAACGACGGCGCCGCCGAGGACATCATCAACCTCAACCGCCTGCAGGAGCTGA GTATCACCTCTGAGATGGAGAACCAGGAGAAGAAAGACATCCTGGTCCTGGTGGAaaaaggaag AACGCTCCACCTGCAGGGCGTCGGTCGCGCAGACTTCTCTCTGTGGTACTCGGACATTCAGCGAGCAGCCGGTGGTAAAGGAAACGCTCTGAGAGACCAGCAGATGAGCAGGAACGACATCCCCATCATCGTGGACAGCTGCATCGCCTTCATCACACAGTACG GTCTGGGTCACGAGGGCATCTACAGGAAGAACGGAGCCAAATCCAGGATCAAACTGCTGATGGAGGAGTTCCGCAGAGACGCTCGAAACGTCAAGCTGCGGATCGGGGACCACTTCATCGAGGACGTAACCGACGTACTGAAGAGGTTCTTCAGAGAGATCGATGACCCTATCTTCATGGTCGACCTCCACCCGCTGTGGCAGGAAGCTGCCA AGATCCCTCAGAGGCGTGCGAGGCTGGACCGTTACAAAGACATCATCCGCACTCTACCCCGAGTCAACCGGACCACCCTGGCTGCTCTCATCAGTCACCTATACAG GGTCCAGAAGTGCGCAGATCTGAACCAGATGTGCACCAAGAACCTATCGCTGCTCTTCGCTCCGAGTCTGTTCCAGACGGATGGGAAAGGTGAGCATGAGGTGAAGATCGTGGAGGACCTGATAGACAACTACCTGTACGTCTTTGAA ATCGATGAGGAGCATCAGACCCAGATTGAGCTGGAAATCAGCCTCATCACCACCTGGAAGGACACTCAG CTCTCTCAGGCCGGTGATCTGATCATTGAAATCTATCTGGAGATGAAGATACCCGATTGCTGCATAACTCTCAAA GTGTCTCCCACCATGTGTTCTGAGGAGCTGACCAATCAGGTTCTGTACATGAGGAACGTCCCAGCTGGGGACAAAGATGTCTGGATGACGTTTGAGGCCATCGAGGACGGTCAGCTGG AGCGTCCGTTACACCCCAAAGAGAAGGTCCTGGAGCAGGCTCTGCAGTGGTGTAAGATGGCTGACCCGAGCTCCGCCTACCTGGTGGTGAAGAGGGTCCCTAAAGGAGAAGGCATCACTCTCCTCACCT CCTATAAGAGCGAGATCATGAAGGTGGGTCTGCTGAGGTGTCGCGAGGAGCCTCCGAAGCTCCTTCAGGGGACCAGGTTCCAGGAGAGAACGTTCCAGATTCGAGACCACaaactgctgctgctcaaagaCAAGAAG AGCATCAAACCTGAGAAGGAGTGGGCTCTGAAATCCTTAAAGATCTACATCGGCATCCGCAAGAAGCTGAAGGCTCCaaccag GTGGGGCTTCACAGTGATGTCAGACAAACACCAGCT GTACCTGTGCTGCAGCAGCGAGGCCGAGCTGTGGGATTGGATCACGAGCCTTCTCAGAGCTCAG AACGATGACCCGGGTCCTCCGGCGCTGCGCCGCCACTCCTCCTCTGACATCTCCAAGCAGAAGTTCGGAACGATGCCGCTCGTCTCCATCAGAGGAGACGAGAGCAACAGCAGCATGCTGTCAGCCAATCAGACGCTG AGGAAACTACACGACCGGAGAACTCTCTCCATGTACTTT CCCATGAAGGTCCAGCAGGACTCGTTCGAGGAGCGCTCGGAGTCTCCTGACCTGCCTGAGCCGCTCTACGAGGAGGTCGGCGACTTCGGCCTGCAGGTCCTGAAGTCTCTGGAGACCAGCTTCCTGTCCAGCAGCATTGCAGAGACCCAGGAAGTGCCAGACCACCCCCCACTCAGGTTGGTTCCCGTGGAGACCAGAGATTTGGATCACATGATCATCCCGGAAGCGGTCCGGATTGCGAGAGGCTCCGTGGAGACtctagagcagagcagctgcagcagcggAGGAGCCGGCGGAGGCGATGGAGATGCAGGCTCTCCAGACTCAGACGCCGCCGGCCAGCCCGCGGTGAGAAGCAGGCAGACGCTGCAGGGAGTCTGCACGCCATCGCAGGAACTGCTCCTGCAGGAGCTGTCCTCTGCCTTCATCAAGAAGACCACGGAGGAGGAgcgggaggaagaggagaggccCTACGATGTCTGA